Proteins from one Pelodiscus sinensis isolate JC-2024 chromosome 21, ASM4963464v1, whole genome shotgun sequence genomic window:
- the INPP5K gene encoding inositol polyphosphate 5-phosphatase K isoform X1 yields MASLNSEDVLQDSSSLSLFDLESLHPFRSRSASLSSTGSSGRLQLRQRVAQLMACVEDISSDDEMHEEVSRTLDEAILIWGKKLKDKCQEFRLHVVTWNVGTASPPPDVTVLLQLNSQGSSVDMYVIGLQEVNSRIINFLSDLAFDDPWSMFFMTVLSPLGYVKLSSIRMQGLLLLVFVKHAHIPFIRDIHTNYMRTGLYGYWGNKGGVTIRMSLYGHMICFINCHLPAHIENAEQRLDDFEKILEMQQFEDETVPNILDHDILFWFGDLNFRIADYGIHFVRESISNSRYNLLWEKDQLNMAKKKEAFLQEFIEGPLQFKPTYKFNLHSDMYDTRGQKTLFWLNGKKRKPAWTDRILWKVKNLSHHPSEDRELSEGEQTISVTLNSYISHMSYGISDHKPVTGTFALQLKPLLSTPLVTVNPEGEWNAAQDVTISYSTVSEFPSSTWDWIGLYQVAFRHVNDYVTYAWVKDDEISSSEDVTQVYISADEIPHGGGEFLLCYYSHNMQSIAGISQPFQIQPSRSLAEKEPAQENINGIEKPHSSEPYNEF; encoded by the exons ATGGCATCCTTGAATAGTGAAGATGTGCTTCAGGATTCGTCATCCCTCTCCCTGTTTGACTTAGAAAGCCTGCACCCTTTCCGTAGCCGCTCTGCAAGTTTGAGCAGTACAGGGTCCAGTGGTCGCTTACAGCTCCGACAGCGAGTGGCACAGCTCATGGCTTGTGTGGAAGACATCAGCTCAGACGATGAGATGCATGAGGAAGTCTCTCGCACTCTTGATGAGGCTATCCTGATCTGGGGAAAAAAGCTGAAGGACAAGTGCCAAGAATTCAG ACTCCACGTGGTAACATGGAATGTGGGcacagcttctcctcctcctgatgtCACTGTCTTACTTCAGCTCAATTCACAGGGCTCAAGTGTGGATATGTATGTTATCGG tctACAGGAGGTGAACTCCAGGATCATAAATTTCCTTTCTGACTTGGCATTTGATGATCCATGGAGCATGTTCTTCATGACTGTACTCTCTCCTTTGGGTTATGTTAAG CTCTCATCCATTCGAATGCAAGGACTCCTTCTGCTGGTCTTTGTGAAGCATGCTCATATCCCCTTTATACGGGACATTCATACTAACTACATGCGCACAGGCCTTTATGGATATTGG GGGAACAAAGGAGGAGTCACCATTCGCATGTCCCTCTATGGTCATATGATCTGCTTTATAAACTGCCATTTGCCTGCTCACATTGAGAATGCCGAGCAGCGACTGGATGATTTTGAGAAAATTCTGGAAATGCAGCAGTTTGAAGATGAGACTGTGCCAAATATTCTAGACCATGA CATTCTTTTCTGGTTTGGAGATCTAAACTTCCGGATAGCAGATTATGGAATCCATTTTGTCCGAGAATCAATAAGCAATAGCCGATACAATCTACTATGGGAAAAAGACCAG TTAAATATGGCAAAGAAGAAGGAAGCTTTTCTCCAGGAATTTATAGAGGGCCCCTTGCAATTTAAACCCACTTACAAGTTCAACCTTCACTCTGACATGTATGACACAAG gggGCAGAAGACACTATTTTGGCTTAA TGGGAAGAAACGGAAGCCAGCATGGACAGATCGAATTCTTTGGAAGGTGAAGAATCTCTCCCATCATCCATCAGAGGACAGAGAATTGTCTGAAGGAGAGCAGACAATATCTGTGACCCTGAATAGCTATATCAGTCATATGAGCTATGGCATCAGTGATCACAAACCTGTTACAGGAACCTTTGCCCTTCAG CTAAAACCTCTTTTGTCCACTCCACTGGTCACTGTGAATCCGGAAGGTGAGTGGAATGCTGCACAGGACGTTACAATCAGCTATTCCACAGTATCTGAATTTCCAagcagcacctgggactggaTTGGGCTCTACCAG GTGGCCTTCAGGCATGTGAATGACTATGTGACCTATGCATGGGTAAAAGATGATGAAATTTCATCAAGTGAAGATGTTACTCAA GTTTACATCAGTGCTGACGAGATCCCGCATGGAGGAGGAGAGTTTCTCCTTTGTTATTATAGCCATAATATGCAGTCTATAGCTGGTATCAGCCAGCCCTTCCAG aTTCAGCCAAGCAGAAGTTTAGCAGAGAAAGAACCAGCACAGGAAAACATCAATGGCATAGAGAAACCCCACAGTTCAGAGCCATATAATGAGTTCTGA
- the INPP5K gene encoding inositol polyphosphate 5-phosphatase K isoform X2 — protein MASLNSEDVLQDSSSLSLFDLESLHPFRSRSASLSSTGSSGRLQLRQRVAQLMACVEDISSDDEMHEEVSRTLDEAILIWGKKLKDKCQEFRLHVVTWNVGTASPPPDVTVLLQLNSQGSSVDMYVIGLQEVNSRIINFLSDLAFDDPWSMFFMTVLSPLGYVKLSSIRMQGLLLLVFVKHAHIPFIRDIHTNYMRTGLYGYWGNKGGVTIRMSLYGHMICFINCHLPAHIENAEQRLDDFEKILEMQQFEDETVPNILDHDILFWFGDLNFRIADYGIHFVRESISNSRYNLLWEKDQLNMAKKKEAFLQEFIEGPLQFKPTYKFNLHSDMYDTSGKKRKPAWTDRILWKVKNLSHHPSEDRELSEGEQTISVTLNSYISHMSYGISDHKPVTGTFALQLKPLLSTPLVTVNPEGEWNAAQDVTISYSTVSEFPSSTWDWIGLYQVAFRHVNDYVTYAWVKDDEISSSEDVTQVYISADEIPHGGGEFLLCYYSHNMQSIAGISQPFQIQPSRSLAEKEPAQENINGIEKPHSSEPYNEF, from the exons ATGGCATCCTTGAATAGTGAAGATGTGCTTCAGGATTCGTCATCCCTCTCCCTGTTTGACTTAGAAAGCCTGCACCCTTTCCGTAGCCGCTCTGCAAGTTTGAGCAGTACAGGGTCCAGTGGTCGCTTACAGCTCCGACAGCGAGTGGCACAGCTCATGGCTTGTGTGGAAGACATCAGCTCAGACGATGAGATGCATGAGGAAGTCTCTCGCACTCTTGATGAGGCTATCCTGATCTGGGGAAAAAAGCTGAAGGACAAGTGCCAAGAATTCAG ACTCCACGTGGTAACATGGAATGTGGGcacagcttctcctcctcctgatgtCACTGTCTTACTTCAGCTCAATTCACAGGGCTCAAGTGTGGATATGTATGTTATCGG tctACAGGAGGTGAACTCCAGGATCATAAATTTCCTTTCTGACTTGGCATTTGATGATCCATGGAGCATGTTCTTCATGACTGTACTCTCTCCTTTGGGTTATGTTAAG CTCTCATCCATTCGAATGCAAGGACTCCTTCTGCTGGTCTTTGTGAAGCATGCTCATATCCCCTTTATACGGGACATTCATACTAACTACATGCGCACAGGCCTTTATGGATATTGG GGGAACAAAGGAGGAGTCACCATTCGCATGTCCCTCTATGGTCATATGATCTGCTTTATAAACTGCCATTTGCCTGCTCACATTGAGAATGCCGAGCAGCGACTGGATGATTTTGAGAAAATTCTGGAAATGCAGCAGTTTGAAGATGAGACTGTGCCAAATATTCTAGACCATGA CATTCTTTTCTGGTTTGGAGATCTAAACTTCCGGATAGCAGATTATGGAATCCATTTTGTCCGAGAATCAATAAGCAATAGCCGATACAATCTACTATGGGAAAAAGACCAG TTAAATATGGCAAAGAAGAAGGAAGCTTTTCTCCAGGAATTTATAGAGGGCCCCTTGCAATTTAAACCCACTTACAAGTTCAACCTTCACTCTGACATGTATGACACAAG TGGGAAGAAACGGAAGCCAGCATGGACAGATCGAATTCTTTGGAAGGTGAAGAATCTCTCCCATCATCCATCAGAGGACAGAGAATTGTCTGAAGGAGAGCAGACAATATCTGTGACCCTGAATAGCTATATCAGTCATATGAGCTATGGCATCAGTGATCACAAACCTGTTACAGGAACCTTTGCCCTTCAG CTAAAACCTCTTTTGTCCACTCCACTGGTCACTGTGAATCCGGAAGGTGAGTGGAATGCTGCACAGGACGTTACAATCAGCTATTCCACAGTATCTGAATTTCCAagcagcacctgggactggaTTGGGCTCTACCAG GTGGCCTTCAGGCATGTGAATGACTATGTGACCTATGCATGGGTAAAAGATGATGAAATTTCATCAAGTGAAGATGTTACTCAA GTTTACATCAGTGCTGACGAGATCCCGCATGGAGGAGGAGAGTTTCTCCTTTGTTATTATAGCCATAATATGCAGTCTATAGCTGGTATCAGCCAGCCCTTCCAG aTTCAGCCAAGCAGAAGTTTAGCAGAGAAAGAACCAGCACAGGAAAACATCAATGGCATAGAGAAACCCCACAGTTCAGAGCCATATAATGAGTTCTGA
- the INPP5K gene encoding inositol polyphosphate 5-phosphatase K isoform X3, which produces MKPGGPNQSTDVQIMKNLRLHVVTWNVGTASPPPDVTVLLQLNSQGSSVDMYVIGLQEVNSRIINFLSDLAFDDPWSMFFMTVLSPLGYVKLSSIRMQGLLLLVFVKHAHIPFIRDIHTNYMRTGLYGYWGNKGGVTIRMSLYGHMICFINCHLPAHIENAEQRLDDFEKILEMQQFEDETVPNILDHDILFWFGDLNFRIADYGIHFVRESISNSRYNLLWEKDQLNMAKKKEAFLQEFIEGPLQFKPTYKFNLHSDMYDTRGQKTLFWLNGKKRKPAWTDRILWKVKNLSHHPSEDRELSEGEQTISVTLNSYISHMSYGISDHKPVTGTFALQLKPLLSTPLVTVNPEGEWNAAQDVTISYSTVSEFPSSTWDWIGLYQVAFRHVNDYVTYAWVKDDEISSSEDVTQVYISADEIPHGGGEFLLCYYSHNMQSIAGISQPFQIQPSRSLAEKEPAQENINGIEKPHSSEPYNEF; this is translated from the exons ACTCCACGTGGTAACATGGAATGTGGGcacagcttctcctcctcctgatgtCACTGTCTTACTTCAGCTCAATTCACAGGGCTCAAGTGTGGATATGTATGTTATCGG tctACAGGAGGTGAACTCCAGGATCATAAATTTCCTTTCTGACTTGGCATTTGATGATCCATGGAGCATGTTCTTCATGACTGTACTCTCTCCTTTGGGTTATGTTAAG CTCTCATCCATTCGAATGCAAGGACTCCTTCTGCTGGTCTTTGTGAAGCATGCTCATATCCCCTTTATACGGGACATTCATACTAACTACATGCGCACAGGCCTTTATGGATATTGG GGGAACAAAGGAGGAGTCACCATTCGCATGTCCCTCTATGGTCATATGATCTGCTTTATAAACTGCCATTTGCCTGCTCACATTGAGAATGCCGAGCAGCGACTGGATGATTTTGAGAAAATTCTGGAAATGCAGCAGTTTGAAGATGAGACTGTGCCAAATATTCTAGACCATGA CATTCTTTTCTGGTTTGGAGATCTAAACTTCCGGATAGCAGATTATGGAATCCATTTTGTCCGAGAATCAATAAGCAATAGCCGATACAATCTACTATGGGAAAAAGACCAG TTAAATATGGCAAAGAAGAAGGAAGCTTTTCTCCAGGAATTTATAGAGGGCCCCTTGCAATTTAAACCCACTTACAAGTTCAACCTTCACTCTGACATGTATGACACAAG gggGCAGAAGACACTATTTTGGCTTAA TGGGAAGAAACGGAAGCCAGCATGGACAGATCGAATTCTTTGGAAGGTGAAGAATCTCTCCCATCATCCATCAGAGGACAGAGAATTGTCTGAAGGAGAGCAGACAATATCTGTGACCCTGAATAGCTATATCAGTCATATGAGCTATGGCATCAGTGATCACAAACCTGTTACAGGAACCTTTGCCCTTCAG CTAAAACCTCTTTTGTCCACTCCACTGGTCACTGTGAATCCGGAAGGTGAGTGGAATGCTGCACAGGACGTTACAATCAGCTATTCCACAGTATCTGAATTTCCAagcagcacctgggactggaTTGGGCTCTACCAG GTGGCCTTCAGGCATGTGAATGACTATGTGACCTATGCATGGGTAAAAGATGATGAAATTTCATCAAGTGAAGATGTTACTCAA GTTTACATCAGTGCTGACGAGATCCCGCATGGAGGAGGAGAGTTTCTCCTTTGTTATTATAGCCATAATATGCAGTCTATAGCTGGTATCAGCCAGCCCTTCCAG aTTCAGCCAAGCAGAAGTTTAGCAGAGAAAGAACCAGCACAGGAAAACATCAATGGCATAGAGAAACCCCACAGTTCAGAGCCATATAATGAGTTCTGA
- the INPP5K gene encoding inositol polyphosphate 5-phosphatase K isoform X4 translates to MWAQLLLLLMSLSYFSSIHRAQVWICMLSGSLQEVNSRIINFLSDLAFDDPWSMFFMTVLSPLGYVKLSSIRMQGLLLLVFVKHAHIPFIRDIHTNYMRTGLYGYWGNKGGVTIRMSLYGHMICFINCHLPAHIENAEQRLDDFEKILEMQQFEDETVPNILDHDILFWFGDLNFRIADYGIHFVRESISNSRYNLLWEKDQLNMAKKKEAFLQEFIEGPLQFKPTYKFNLHSDMYDTRGQKTLFWLNGKKRKPAWTDRILWKVKNLSHHPSEDRELSEGEQTISVTLNSYISHMSYGISDHKPVTGTFALQLKPLLSTPLVTVNPEGEWNAAQDVTISYSTVSEFPSSTWDWIGLYQVAFRHVNDYVTYAWVKDDEISSSEDVTQVYISADEIPHGGGEFLLCYYSHNMQSIAGISQPFQIQPSRSLAEKEPAQENINGIEKPHSSEPYNEF, encoded by the exons ATGTGGGcacagcttctcctcctcctgatgtCACTGTCTTACTTCAGCTCAATTCACAGGGCTCAAGTGTGGATATGTATGTTATCGGGTAG tctACAGGAGGTGAACTCCAGGATCATAAATTTCCTTTCTGACTTGGCATTTGATGATCCATGGAGCATGTTCTTCATGACTGTACTCTCTCCTTTGGGTTATGTTAAG CTCTCATCCATTCGAATGCAAGGACTCCTTCTGCTGGTCTTTGTGAAGCATGCTCATATCCCCTTTATACGGGACATTCATACTAACTACATGCGCACAGGCCTTTATGGATATTGG GGGAACAAAGGAGGAGTCACCATTCGCATGTCCCTCTATGGTCATATGATCTGCTTTATAAACTGCCATTTGCCTGCTCACATTGAGAATGCCGAGCAGCGACTGGATGATTTTGAGAAAATTCTGGAAATGCAGCAGTTTGAAGATGAGACTGTGCCAAATATTCTAGACCATGA CATTCTTTTCTGGTTTGGAGATCTAAACTTCCGGATAGCAGATTATGGAATCCATTTTGTCCGAGAATCAATAAGCAATAGCCGATACAATCTACTATGGGAAAAAGACCAG TTAAATATGGCAAAGAAGAAGGAAGCTTTTCTCCAGGAATTTATAGAGGGCCCCTTGCAATTTAAACCCACTTACAAGTTCAACCTTCACTCTGACATGTATGACACAAG gggGCAGAAGACACTATTTTGGCTTAA TGGGAAGAAACGGAAGCCAGCATGGACAGATCGAATTCTTTGGAAGGTGAAGAATCTCTCCCATCATCCATCAGAGGACAGAGAATTGTCTGAAGGAGAGCAGACAATATCTGTGACCCTGAATAGCTATATCAGTCATATGAGCTATGGCATCAGTGATCACAAACCTGTTACAGGAACCTTTGCCCTTCAG CTAAAACCTCTTTTGTCCACTCCACTGGTCACTGTGAATCCGGAAGGTGAGTGGAATGCTGCACAGGACGTTACAATCAGCTATTCCACAGTATCTGAATTTCCAagcagcacctgggactggaTTGGGCTCTACCAG GTGGCCTTCAGGCATGTGAATGACTATGTGACCTATGCATGGGTAAAAGATGATGAAATTTCATCAAGTGAAGATGTTACTCAA GTTTACATCAGTGCTGACGAGATCCCGCATGGAGGAGGAGAGTTTCTCCTTTGTTATTATAGCCATAATATGCAGTCTATAGCTGGTATCAGCCAGCCCTTCCAG aTTCAGCCAAGCAGAAGTTTAGCAGAGAAAGAACCAGCACAGGAAAACATCAATGGCATAGAGAAACCCCACAGTTCAGAGCCATATAATGAGTTCTGA